One Streptomyces fagopyri DNA window includes the following coding sequences:
- a CDS encoding sensor histidine kinase: MTQYIQDPALWALIAGTPLAAAAIIRGQRAARSLKQENQGLRDHYAELENQYSASVKKAQEQAEEATRTALKSAMRTLQGLAAEQQLAISKLQTKYGESLILQDLLEIDHMNSQFGRRAQSIAVLCEGWLGRQRDIASVYDVVRSAQGRIRHFQRVEILSQVDFAVTSRAVEPVALALAELLDNATSYSAPESTVEINVRAVPKGICIVVDDAGVGMNEEEKTRAAKLLSSERASGVSGLGNPPQFGFAVIGVLCERYGFTVSVDSTSPYGGVRAVVLLPDELLTSMPEPKERAQTVSTVPSLNPSGPDPVAAASTTADGLPKRRRRRAMAIVPQSSDTASAPVRSEEETASIMGAFQRGTQTGRAAPPDPASRTSNAHEASSEGHEVS; encoded by the coding sequence ATGACGCAATACATACAGGACCCGGCTCTCTGGGCTCTTATCGCTGGGACTCCGCTTGCAGCTGCCGCCATTATTCGTGGACAGCGGGCGGCGCGTAGTTTAAAGCAGGAGAATCAAGGACTCAGAGATCACTACGCTGAGCTCGAGAATCAGTATTCCGCCTCGGTGAAGAAGGCCCAGGAGCAAGCCGAGGAAGCAACACGAACGGCGCTCAAGTCGGCGATGCGCACTCTTCAGGGTCTCGCCGCCGAACAGCAGCTCGCCATTTCGAAACTGCAGACGAAGTACGGCGAGTCGCTCATTCTCCAGGATCTCCTGGAAATCGACCACATGAACTCGCAGTTCGGCCGGCGTGCTCAGTCCATCGCCGTTCTCTGTGAAGGCTGGTTGGGACGGCAGCGCGATATCGCCTCCGTCTACGACGTGGTCCGCAGCGCGCAGGGAAGGATCCGTCACTTCCAGCGGGTCGAGATTCTCTCGCAAGTCGATTTCGCGGTCACCAGCCGGGCCGTCGAACCGGTGGCACTGGCGCTCGCCGAACTACTCGACAACGCCACCAGTTATTCCGCGCCGGAATCCACGGTCGAGATCAATGTCCGCGCCGTGCCCAAGGGTATCTGCATCGTCGTCGACGACGCCGGCGTCGGCATGAACGAGGAGGAGAAGACCAGGGCGGCGAAACTCCTGTCGAGTGAGCGGGCCTCGGGTGTCTCCGGACTCGGCAATCCTCCGCAGTTCGGTTTCGCGGTGATCGGTGTGCTCTGCGAGCGCTACGGCTTCACGGTCTCCGTCGACTCCACCTCGCCCTACGGGGGCGTGCGGGCCGTCGTGCTGCTGCCGGACGAGCTGCTCACCAGCATGCCGGAACCAAAGGAGCGGGCGCAGACCGTGAGCACTGTTCCCTCACTGAACCCGAGCGGTCCCGACCCCGTCGCGGCCGCGTCCACGACCGCCGACGGACTGCCCAAACGCCGCCGCAGGCGGGCGATGGCCATCGTGCCGCAGAGTTCCGACACCGCGAGCGCGCCGGTCCGCTCCGAGGAGGAGACCGCCTCGATCATGGGCGCCTTCCAGCGCGGCACCCAGACCGGCCGAGCCGCGCCCCCGGACCCCGCGAGCCGGACGAGCAACGCACATGAGGCAAGCAGCGAAGGGCATGAGGTTTCGTGA